The genomic stretch ACGAAGGAGCCGGCGAGGAGATGATCGCCCGGTCGCACGTGCTGAACCCCGGAGCCTTTGCCCAGGGCGGCTATGTGCGCATCGACGAGACTCCGTCCGGCCTTGTGGCGGTATTGCGGAGCGTGGCATGATCCTGCGCATGTATTCCTGGAACGTGAACGGATTTCGGGCCGTCCTTGGCAAGGGCTTCCGCGACTGGCTCGATCGGGTCGCACCCGACGTGCTCGGCCTGCAGGAGGTCAAGGCCGAGGAGGACCAGGTCGGCGGGGATCGCCTCTTTGATGGCTATCACTGCTACTGGAACGCCGCGCGCAGCAAGAAGGGCTATTCCGGCACGGCCTGCTACAGCCGCCTTGAGCCCCTGGCCGTGCACCGGGGCCTGCCCGATGCGCGGTTTCAGGGCGAGGGCCGGGTCATCCGCCTTGAGTTCGAGAAATTTCATTTTTTCAACATCTATTTTCCCAATGGTCAGATGAGCCAGGATCGCCTCGATTTCAAGATGGGCTTCTACGACGCATTTCTGGACCACGCCCAGGAGCTCAGGCGGGACAAGCCCATCGTGGTCTGCGGGGATTTCAACACCGCCCACCGCGAGATTGATCTGAAGAATCCCAAGGCCAACGAGAAGACATCCGGTTTTTTGCCCATCGAGCGGGCCTGGCTGGATCGTTTCGTGGCCCACGGCTATGTGGACACGTTTCGCCACTGCCACGGGGACGTGGAGGATGCCTACTCGTGGTGGACGTACCGCTTCGGGGCCAGATCAAGAAACGTGGGGTGGCGCATCGATTATTTTTTCGTC from Desulfomicrobium apsheronum encodes the following:
- a CDS encoding exodeoxyribonuclease III, with the translated sequence MILRMYSWNVNGFRAVLGKGFRDWLDRVAPDVLGLQEVKAEEDQVGGDRLFDGYHCYWNAARSKKGYSGTACYSRLEPLAVHRGLPDARFQGEGRVIRLEFEKFHFFNIYFPNGQMSQDRLDFKMGFYDAFLDHAQELRRDKPIVVCGDFNTAHREIDLKNPKANEKTSGFLPIERAWLDRFVAHGYVDTFRHCHGDVEDAYSWWTYRFGARSRNVGWRIDYFFVSEELRGAVRDAWIDADVLGSDHCPVGLALELP